The Paeniglutamicibacter sulfureus genome includes a region encoding these proteins:
- the aroQ gene encoding type II 3-dehydroquinate dehydratase, with the protein MSENNTPRILVLNGPNLNLLGTREPEIYGHETLNDVEELCRAAAGTAGYEVEFLQSNHEGVLIDAIHAARGAVAGIVFNPGAFTHTSVALADAISGVQLPVIEVHISNVHRREAFRHHSYISPVAASIIVGAGVNGYVLGVQQLIHLAGK; encoded by the coding sequence ATGAGTGAAAACAACACCCCGCGCATCCTGGTCCTCAACGGCCCGAACCTCAACCTCCTGGGCACCCGGGAGCCGGAGATCTACGGCCACGAGACCCTGAACGATGTCGAGGAGCTCTGCCGTGCCGCCGCCGGGACGGCGGGCTACGAGGTCGAGTTCCTGCAGTCAAACCACGAGGGCGTGCTCATCGACGCGATCCATGCGGCCCGGGGCGCCGTGGCGGGCATCGTGTTCAACCCGGGTGCGTTCACCCACACCTCCGTGGCCCTGGCCGACGCGATCTCCGGCGTCCAGCTGCCGGTGATCGAGGTCCACATCTCCAATGTGCACCGCCGCGAGGCCTTCCGCCACCATTCCTATATTTCCCCGGTGGCGGCCTCCATCATTGTGGGCGCGGGCGTCAACGGGTATGTCCTGGGCGTCCAGCAGCTCATCCACCTCGCCGGGAAGTAG